A region from the Halomonas piscis genome encodes:
- a CDS encoding ArsR/SmtB family transcription factor, producing the protein MPSFPRAAMHLLDDNGDAIETGARILKAMANAKRLHILCLLAEGELSVTRLNQQLALSQSALSQHLAILRQQSLVTTRRESQTIHYSLASDTVKAVIQALADTAD; encoded by the coding sequence ATGCCTAGCTTTCCCCGCGCTGCCATGCACCTGCTCGATGATAACGGCGACGCCATCGAGACGGGCGCCCGAATACTCAAGGCCATGGCCAACGCCAAGCGCCTGCACATCCTGTGCCTGCTGGCTGAAGGCGAGCTTTCGGTTACTCGGCTCAACCAGCAGCTGGCGCTGAGCCAGTCCGCGCTATCCCAGCACCTGGCGATTCTCCGCCAGCAATCGCTGGTGACCACGCGGCGGGAGTCCCAGACGATCCATTACTCCCTGGCAAGCGATACCGTCAAGGCGGTTATTCAGGCGCTGGCCGATACCGCCGACTAG
- a CDS encoding 7-cyano-7-deazaguanine/7-aminomethyl-7-deazaguanine transporter, with protein MFVLPDLQHRRCLFLLVTFHIAIIAASNYLVQLPFTLFGLNTTWGAFSFPFIFLATDLTVRLFGKEPARTIVRRVMLPALVVSYVVSVVFPRGEYAGLAALGEWDTFVARIALASFMAYVVGQTLDVHVFNRLRRMVWWVAPVFSTVVGNLADTLTFFFTAFYQSPDAFMAANWLEIALVDYAIKLGISMVLFLPLYGVLLAWLTRKMMAWTETADAAPSTA; from the coding sequence ATGTTTGTCCTGCCCGATCTTCAGCACCGCCGTTGCCTCTTTCTTCTGGTGACGTTCCACATCGCTATTATTGCCGCGAGCAACTATCTGGTACAGCTGCCGTTTACGCTGTTTGGCCTGAATACGACCTGGGGCGCGTTCAGCTTTCCGTTCATTTTTCTCGCCACGGACCTCACCGTGCGGCTGTTTGGCAAGGAGCCTGCCAGAACCATTGTGCGGCGAGTGATGCTGCCGGCGCTGGTGGTCTCCTACGTGGTCTCGGTGGTCTTTCCCCGGGGGGAGTATGCCGGTCTCGCGGCCCTGGGGGAGTGGGATACCTTCGTGGCGCGTATCGCGCTGGCAAGCTTCATGGCTTACGTGGTGGGGCAAACCCTCGACGTCCATGTGTTTAATCGTCTGCGCCGGATGGTGTGGTGGGTGGCTCCGGTGTTTTCCACGGTGGTGGGCAACCTTGCCGATACCCTGACGTTTTTCTTCACTGCCTTTTACCAAAGCCCGGACGCCTTTATGGCGGCCAACTGGCTGGAAATCGCGCTGGTGGACTATGCCATCAAGCTGGGAATCAGCATGGTGCTTTTCCTGCCGCTTTACGGCGTGCTGCTGGCCTGGCTGACGCGCAAAATGATGGCCTGGACAGAGACCGCCGACGCCGCGCCCAGCACCGCTTGA